From a single Terriglobales bacterium genomic region:
- a CDS encoding PGPGW domain-containing protein, which yields MVKTAFKRAAVLVAGWAFVLVGIVGLFLPVLQGVLFILIGLFILSSEYIWAHHLLEKIRRRFPRVANQLDHAKEKGAHWLRRIFGREDPPSGGKDPSSRD from the coding sequence ATGGTGAAAACCGCCTTCAAACGCGCCGCGGTGCTGGTCGCGGGCTGGGCCTTTGTGCTGGTGGGTATCGTCGGCCTGTTTCTTCCGGTCTTGCAGGGCGTGCTTTTCATCCTGATCGGCCTGTTCATCCTCTCCTCCGAATACATCTGGGCGCACCATCTGCTCGAGAAGATCCGCCGGCGGTTTCCGCGTGTGGCCAACCAGCTCGATCACGCCAAGGAAAAAGGCGCGCACTGGTTGCGCCGAATCTTTGGTCGCGAGGACCCACCCAGCGGTGGCAAGGACCCATCCAGCCGCGATTGA
- a CDS encoding alpha/beta fold hydrolase, which translates to MFEFDLSLNPITAPALSASEIEERFATVDGLRMRYLRVGEGPPLLLIHGLIGYSFSWRFNWTALAPHATLFAVDLLGTGYSDRSPTLDCRLPAAAGRLLRFLDDQKIESADVLGTSHGGGLAMTLAAMAEGRVRRLILVAPVNPWSRHGRLLAPLLARIPGGGRLQPLVTRLGPLHRFLLRRQYGDPRRISPGTLEGYRAAFQIPGTLDYARRILDGWRADLRELERILPRIAHIPTLLVWGSRDGVVSPASARPLLQNFARAELAMLEGAGHVPYEEVPEEFNRAVIGFLAKQHG; encoded by the coding sequence GTGTTTGAGTTTGACTTGAGCCTGAACCCCATCACCGCGCCTGCCCTGAGCGCCTCCGAAATCGAGGAGCGCTTCGCAACCGTGGACGGCCTGCGCATGCGCTACTTGCGCGTCGGCGAGGGGCCTCCGCTGCTGCTCATCCACGGACTGATCGGCTACTCTTTCTCCTGGCGCTTCAACTGGACGGCGCTGGCGCCGCACGCCACGCTCTTCGCCGTGGACCTGCTGGGAACGGGCTACTCCGATCGGTCTCCCACCCTGGACTGCCGCCTGCCCGCCGCGGCTGGCCGGCTACTGCGCTTCCTTGATGACCAGAAAATCGAATCCGCCGACGTGTTGGGTACCTCGCACGGCGGCGGGTTGGCCATGACACTAGCGGCCATGGCCGAGGGACGCGTCCGGCGCCTGATCCTGGTGGCGCCGGTGAATCCCTGGTCGCGGCACGGACGGCTGCTCGCGCCCCTGCTCGCCCGCATCCCGGGAGGCGGGCGGTTGCAGCCGCTGGTCACGCGCCTGGGCCCGCTGCATCGCTTCCTTCTGCGCCGGCAGTATGGCGACCCGCGGCGCATCTCTCCCGGGACGCTCGAGGGCTACCGGGCCGCGTTCCAGATTCCCGGGACACTCGACTACGCCCGGCGCATCCTGGACGGCTGGCGCGCCGATCTGCGCGAGCTGGAGCGCATCCTGCCGCGCATCGCCCACATCCCCACGCTGCTGGTTTGGGGAAGCCGCGACGGTGTGGTCTCGCCCGCCTCCGCCCGGCCCCTGCTCCAGAACTTCGCACGCGCGGAATTGGCCATGCTCGAGGGCGCCGGCCACGTCCCCTACGAGGAAGTGCCGGAGGAATTCAATCGCGCCGTGATAGGGTTCCTGGCGAAACAGCATGGCTGA
- a CDS encoding DedA family protein: protein MAEWFFELLRGYFDQYGYWTVAVALLLENAGLPVPGETVLLFASFLAYSERELSLPWIIVVGTVAATLGDNLGYALGRRGGRPLLERYKHWFRISDRNVQRGERIFTRYGSAAIFFARFIFGLRIIAGPLAGVLHMRWKQFALFNFLGAAVWVTVIALVGYFFDSQWDRVLRVLKDVDTGIFIASAGVILILWLRRRRRKALRKAAGGAAEDQK, encoded by the coding sequence ATGGCTGAGTGGTTTTTCGAGCTCCTGCGCGGGTACTTCGACCAGTACGGCTACTGGACGGTGGCCGTGGCCCTGCTGCTGGAGAATGCCGGCCTTCCCGTCCCGGGCGAGACCGTTCTCCTGTTCGCCAGCTTCCTAGCGTACTCCGAGCGCGAACTTTCGCTCCCCTGGATCATCGTGGTGGGGACCGTGGCGGCGACCTTGGGCGACAACCTGGGCTACGCCCTGGGGCGTCGCGGCGGACGCCCGCTGCTGGAGCGCTACAAGCATTGGTTCCGCATCAGCGACCGCAACGTCCAGCGCGGTGAGCGCATATTCACCCGCTACGGCTCCGCTGCCATTTTTTTTGCCCGCTTCATCTTCGGCTTGCGCATCATCGCCGGACCCCTGGCCGGGGTGCTGCACATGCGCTGGAAGCAGTTTGCCCTCTTCAACTTTCTGGGCGCCGCGGTCTGGGTCACGGTCATCGCCTTGGTGGGATACTTCTTCGACAGCCAGTGGGACCGCGTACTACGGGTGCTGAAGGATGTGGACACCGGCATCTTTATCGCCTCGGCTGGAGTAATCCTGATCCTCTGGCTGCGCCGCCGCCGCCGCAAGGCCTTGCGGAAGGCAGCGGGTGGTGCGGCAGAAGACCAGAAGTGA